In Ananas comosus cultivar F153 linkage group 14, ASM154086v1, whole genome shotgun sequence, the genomic stretch TTCATGTCCTTGAGAACCTTTGACACtccataattatttttctacagAGTAAATAACTGTCACTACAGCATGAAACCAAGATATTCATATTCTGTATAGGCAATTCTCCCTGTATCAGGGAAGTAGGTTGCTTTATACTCTCCTCTAGATTTTATTCACAATTGCTGATGTATGAAAAAATGGCCAAACTAGAAAACTTCATTTAGAATTTAGTAGGTTTACAGCTAATATGTCATGTCTTATTAAGAGACTATCTCAGGGTTGTCCTTTAGGTGCAATGCAGTTTTACATACCTGAGAAAAATCATTTACGATGCATCTGCACATTGAATATCTtgaaaaagtttattttttttaagaaattagaTTGATTAAATGATATTTCATAAGCTCAACTTTCAACCTTGTCCTTGATAACTTAGATCGTTAATACTTGATAAAGGGTTGCAGTTCACAAAGATCCTGATTACAGAAATCGATCTTGCTGAATCACACAACCAACAACTGCAATACATATAGGCTCAAATAGGCCACCCTAGGATGGGTggggtgtaagatgtacacaTCTTTTGGGGTGTACAAGTAAGCATTTACCATGCATTAAAATAGATTGCTAAACTTTGAAGCACAAGGTCACAAAGTCAGTAATATTTTAGAAGAATGTACTGTATGAATTTATTTCTGACAattatttaaatgtaaatatgtatatgaaaaaaaaaagagaatatccGAATATGAACGATCATGGAAAGTCGCTTAAAAAGGAAATTATAATCTCATTAGTATACTTGCCTCTCTAAAATAACCAGCCAAAATCACATTATACATGCTTGCAGTCGGCATCTCTCCCATCTCTTTGGCATCTGACAGTAGATTATACGCACCATCAAACTGCAAAATAGAACAGAATTTCATGATCTGTTTCTTCAAATCACACTACATCCTTTCACAGGAATTAATTCCATTTTGAAGTTAGTTCATCATACTAAAGGTAAATCATTGGGGCACTGCaatatatttgcaaattttaaatatttcatgtcTAACTAGCATAAGTAAGGCATAATTATGcttattttttgtcttttattgTAATAGCATTTTACTATGCTGAAAAGTACTTGTAATTTGAGCAGGCAACTaagttaaaaaaacaaaacaaaatgagTTATAGCTTATTTCAAGAAAAAAGCAAGCTTTACACCAACACACAGATGCACAAAAAACAACTTCATATGTAATAGTGACTTACATCTTTCATCTTCACGCACAAAGTTATCATGCTTTTCAAGGTGTCTCCTTTCAATTTCAAGTTATGCTGGCACATCACGGAATATATTGGATGAACCTTCAGAAATGTTGTTGAATTAATTATAACATTAATTGGTAAACAACATGAAAAGCTAGTAAATAACAGAGTGAGAAATGTAAGCATTTATGCAGTAAGTTCAAGTTTAGAAAATACTTCAGTCTTTAAAAATAAAGATTTGGCATAAATTAGCATAACAGACAATAATTTCTTCCTACTTGAAGCTTTTAAGCAAGGCTAATACTAGatagaagggaaaaaaaaaatgacaaccCCTATCAATTAACTTTAGCTATTGGACTGAACTCGCCCAAAAAATGTAAAAGTAACTAATGAGTATATAAATCTACCATGCCATGCAAAAACAACCGAAAGCACAGCAGCAGCAATGACAGCAGAAAGTAATAATAACAGCTAAAGAGTCATCCCCGCTGGAAGTCATGCCAAGCAATGAGTCAAAATTTACCATTTGAAGGTCACAGCTTTGCTCACAAGCATGTATGATCGGATGAAAGGACTCAATTGAGACATTCAAGCCAGCCTGAACCACATGGTCAACTATGTCAAGGGCCATTTGAACCTACGATAAGTGATTAAAAGAAGAGTAAGAAAATTGGTTTATGCAAATAATGCAAGTATGAAAATCATGTTCAAATGTACCAGtactttatcaaattttttagtGTTAAAAAGGAAACCAGACAAAAGAAGAGCTTTTCAAGAATAAGCAGAGAGTACCTCAGACATATCGCAGCACAAAGCGATGAGCTTGTCATATGATGCAGAGGAGGCAATTAGTGCAAGTCTCTGGTGCAAAGTACTGAATTTTGATATAATCATTTCAACCTTCGTATCAAAATCACCACTGTTAGAtacaagaaaggaaaaaagggaAGCTATGGAAACTTATGGATTGCTAGGTCCACAGAGTTCTCTAACGTTTAATCTTATTATATCATAAGCACATTCTGAATAGCTATAAAGTAGACAAACGAAAATTTGCACCTAGAGGcaataaaatagtaaaacactAGCAATAGATTCTTCATATTAGCAAAGAACTATAGATGCTCCTATTAATTTTCCACAACAGAAGCCTTAGTATTACCATCATCCATCATGAGAAGTTCCTCACCGCTAAATTTGGTATGCTAGTGGcataatcaaaaattaaaactgAAATATTTTCATCTTCAGTTCCTGAAATACATAAACCCAATTATGTTAATAGGAATAACATTTAACAGAATTAGATATCATTTACAAATGCAAGCATTTAGTGGGGGGGAGAAACACTGTGCATGCTACCTATCACCTTGAGCTCCAAAAGGGACCTCTCTGCAAAACTCTCCAGTTTAAGCCTCCCCAGTGACTTAAAGATACTTTTGACATACTTTAAAGAAGATATTTTCTTGATACCTAGCACTTCTAAGAACTGCAGAAGCTCAGTTTTCCTATCGCTTTCACAAAATGCCAACAAATAACTCTCTGTCAAGAAAAAACAGCACGTGAGAAATGCAACTAACAGAAATGAAATAATGTCTATAATTATTGATATAAGCTGCCGATCCATATCAGACAAGAGTAGCCTTGTGAAGTATGATTTCATTGGCTCCCCATAAAACTAACAATTTCATGCATAAGCAATGCTACTTGTAGTTGTACACCCAAAAGccggtgtaaatcttacactatCTCCGTCCAAGGGCCCATTTTTCACACTGGTCTTATCAATACCTCTTATCTTTTTTAAGACTAATTGCTCAAAAGGGTTGTCTAAACCCTTGGATGGGTCGGGTACTcgggtgtaaaatttacacccaATTTTTGGTTGTACAAGTAGCATTTATCTTCATGTCTACAAAATCCCATAAGAGAACATTTTTATTCAGTTCATCTTTTAAGCTGTTAATTAATGGATGTCTTTGATGTAAAGAGTATCCATAAAGTGAATAGAGTAAAGACTAAATTGAAAGAGTTGAAAGAAAAGGACTAAAAAGTGGTTAAAAAACTACCTGCTAAGCCATAGTTGACTTCATCACTAGCAACCACAACAGAACGACAAAGTTCCTGAATTTTGGCTTCATTGCCAACTCTAAGCCAAAGTAGCATCTCATAATAACCTATTCTGGAATTGGATCTTGGATTCTCATCTTTGAAAAACTTACTGAACATCTGAAATTCTTGCACCATTTTCATATCGATCAAGTATATAAGAAATGGACTGTAACTCTCCTCTTCAATCTGAATACCTCTATCTTTCATGgataaaaaaagttgatagGCTTTATGAATTTGGACCAACGAATCTTCTTCGTTACTACTACATCTTGCTTTGTCTATGCAAACTTTTATCAAGGCGTCATATTCCTTGACGCCCGTTTCTCTTCCCAATTTACTGAAGAATTCAAGAGTAGTCTCAGTCCCTAGTTTGTTTGCACACATTGTCATCAGTTTTGTGAAGCGGCGGGACTCAGTGTTCTTGAAAATAAACTTCTCTTTTCTACTTCTTGAAAGTTCCTTTCTCCACTGATTCGTACAGGTGGTAGGTGCATTTGAGAACCAAGGTATGTCTAAGATGTTGTTCATCTGTGTCCTATTATTTTGTTCTGGTGAAAAGGAACTGGATGCATCAGCAGTACCTGTGAAGAGTGCAAAAATAAGTTGACAAACAAATACATACAAAACAAGGAGATGAAATCAAATTGTCTAATGTCAAAGAGTTTATGCATTAACTTATCAACGTAATTACTCAACTGAAAAATACCATATCAGTATTCGGGAACCAATAAATAATACGACTTCTACTGTTGCATACCCTATGAGTGTTCATGACATAGTTACCAAGCCGTAATAAATTTTCGAATGGCTCTATTGAAACAGCAGTTCTTACAAGCTCCAGCCAAGCAATAAAGGCACTTAGGCCTAGTATGGGGATGCTTCACCTACAGCTGCAGAGGCTTGAGTGTTATAGAGCTCCGCAAAGTTGCAAAAGCCCTTTCTCCACCCATTCAAGAAAGATCAAAGCTTTAAAGCGCTTTTATACTTTTGTTGCATTCTGAGCATCCCCAAATTAGCCCATCAGATCCAATTAAAATAAGAGACTCCATTCACATCAAAAGACAACCTTTTTATTTGCCACACAATTATCTCACACAAAACAACTAGATTTTCTCATTGGAAACACAAAACCGAACTGGAAGCATCTGAAAACTATTGCATACCACGTAAAATGGATGATATAAAACTTGAAATCTCCACCGCCGAGTTTTCCACTGCAATATAATCATATAAACAATCGACCAAAAGCAACACTTAGCATTCTACTTAAAGGTAACTATTCAAACAAAAGATGAAATAAACCAAAAGGTTAAGTACCAGGCGCAGGTGATGGCTTAGGGTTTTCCGGAGCTGCTTTGTTTAGCTGCGAAAGCACCTCAGAAGCCGTAGCGCACTTCAGAGAAGTTCGAGGGTTGGTAAGAGGCGGCGatgcggtggcagaggaggaggtggcGAAGGCCTTGAGGAGGCTAGTGGCCGCGTTCGAGGTGGTGGGCTCCTCTACAGTGGCGAGCTTCTCCGCCGCGGATCCGGTGGTGGCGCCGCGCTTCAcggtggcggaggcggcggcggaggaggaagaggaggaggcgaaGGCCTTGAGGAGGATCCTCCCCATCGCATTCGCcgctcctctcctcctccttggGAATGAGTGTGCGAGAACTCCAGACATGTTAAAAGCGTGAACTTTGTGTTGTCTTAAAAGGCGGTTCAGGAACGCCTAATTTCGCAGCTTGAAGTCGGTGACGAATCCCCGACCATTGCCGCCATCGAGATTGATATACTCGGCGACGAGACACCATTCATTGCCGAAATAAGTGGCGAGCCTAATCGGATTCGGATCCCCATCCGACCCTATATTATCGGATCGGTTCCTCCAGCCTCAATCTGGTTttgttcctctctctctctctctctctctctctctctctctctcgtatagTCGTATTCGTCCCCcccgctcctctctctctctctctctctctctctctctccaacctcTTCCGTCGCCGGGATCTCCACGGACGATGCGCCATCGCCTCCCCCATCTCGGCCACTACCTACGCCCTCTCCTCTGAGAAAATCGGTAACTTCAATTTAACTTTTAACCTAAATCCCAATTTCATGTCCCATAAAACCTAGCTAGTAGTAAAAGCGAAGTGTTGCGGGAACCCTCAATCGGTCGTTTTGAGGTTCTTAGATCAATCCCCTCTCTTATAATCTTACAATTATTAATGTCATCTCGTAAAGCTTCCTCCTTTGTTTTTGTTATCTTACTCTCTAGGGTTCACTGTTATCATCTGCTTTGTTGTGaacgttgtttgttttgtttcaaAATGCTAGCTTTTATCTACTAATTGCTAAAAAATTATGCTGATTATTTGTAAAATAGTGCTGGGTTGTCGCTTGCTTAACTTTGTAGGGACtcctttttcattttgtttttgtttttatactATCATTACGCTATTGTTTATATAGAGCAAACTTTTTTTGGGTGGAGGCTGAAAAGAATGTGTATGCCGTTGTTCATACAAATTTTTAGCTGACTTACCTTTGAAAATGACACTCGATTTGTGTGTTATGCATAGCGAATTTGAGGTTTACGGTGACTTTGTATGTGTAGGTGAGCAATTCCGGTAGTTACCAAGTCCACCTTACCTTATTCATCAATCGCCAATGGATCGCCAAGCTCATGAATATGCAGCTGCAATGGCCTTTgcgcagcaacagcagcaacagGCCAAcatccagcagcagcagcagtttgGTTTTCGCCCGCAGACTCAACAGTTCCCTCCCCAAGTCCACGGCCCCCCCTTCGTTCCGCCCCTCCATCCATCCCTCCAGCAATTTCCCCCGTACCCTCACCACTTGCCTCAGCAGCAACAGTTCTATcctccccacccccaccccctccCACATATCCAACAGCAGCAGCCCCCGTACGGGCCCCACCCGCCCGCGCATCTCATGCCTTCTTCTTCCACTTTCATGCACCCCTTTGAGTCGGCTCCCCCTCCGCCTGCTGTGCCACCCCCTTCTGATCCCGAGCTCCACAAGCGGATCGATAAGCTGGTCGAGTATTCCGCCAAGAACGGTCCTGAATTCGAAGCCATGATCCGTGAGAAGCAACACGATAATCCTGAATACAGCTTTCTCTTCGGTGGTGAGGGGCATGGTTACTATAGATACAAACTATGGTTGTCTACTAGACCGCCTGGTTCCCCTTTCAATCCCACTTATGCTGCCCATAGTCCCTTGATGAATCCGTCTTCGATGAATGCGTCTCCCTTAGGTGCACCAGGTGGCCCTCCAGCTTCCATGCTAGGGGGACCTCAAATGTACCCGCATTCTTACCCTCCCTTTTATGATCAGCATCAGCAAACGCCACTGTTTGTCGGTCAAGGTCAGATTGATTATGATTCTTCAAATAAGCCCTTTAAGGGCTTATCTGGACCGCTTCCATCTGATGTGGCAGCAGAACTTAACAGCGTGCTTACTAACCTTAGTGGGACGAAGGAATCAATAAAGGGAGCAAAGATGTGGTTTGTGCAAAGGTCACCTTTTGCTCCAGCACTGGCAGAGGCCCTTCGGGACAGGATTTTCACTCTAGATGATTCTGAGAGGCAGCTCCACATTATTTTCCTAGCCAATGACATTCTTTTTGAGAGGTATGTTTTCCTTAGATGTGCATCTAGCAAGCGGATATTAGCTCTTGTTTTGCTATACCTTTGTTTCTAGTACATATGCTTATCATGCTTAGTTTGTTCATATGCTTCAGCATTGATTCTGACATCACAGTTGTTTTGTAGTTTCGTTCTCACACTTGATTTCATTTGCTAACAAAGCCCAGTTTTCACTGCTGCCTGTAATTACAGAAGCCTCTCAAGAGGCTGGGTCCGTTTGTAGAATCGCTACAATTATTGGTGCAATCACTTATTTATTTAAGAGTATTTTCTTTTTCGCTTAAATTGAGTTACATCGGAGATAGAGGATTGATTGTTGTAATCCATGTATTCTTATTATCTTTTGCATACTGCGCCACCGCTACTTTGCTGTCACCATGAGGTCCATTACTTTGATCTCATCCTGAGGGTTTAGAGCCTCCTCT encodes the following:
- the LOC109720849 gene encoding pentatricopeptide repeat-containing protein At4g04790, mitochondrial-like isoform X2, yielding MSGVLAHSFPRRRRGAANAMGRILLKAFASSSSSSAAASATVKRGATTGSAAEKLATVEEPTTSNAATSLLKAFATSSSATASPPLTNPRTSLKCATASEVLSQLNKAAPENPKPSPAPGTADASSSFSPEQNNRTQMNNILDIPWFSNAPTTCTNQWRKELSRSRKEKFIFKNTESRRFTKLMTMCANKLGTETTLEFFSKLGRETGVKEYDALIKVCIDKARCSSNEEDSLVQIHKAYQLFLSMKDRGIQIEEESYSPFLIYLIDMKMVQEFQMFSKFFKDENPRSNSRIGYYEMLLWLRVGNEAKIQELCRSVVVASDEVNYGLAESYLLAFCESDRKTELLQFLEVLGIKKISSLKYVKSIFKSLGRLKLESFAERSLLELKVIGTEDENISVLIFDYATSIPNLAVEMIISKFSTLHQRLALIASSASYDKLIALCCDMSEVQMALDIVDHVVQAGLNVSIESFHPIIHACEQSCDLQMVHPIYSVMCQHNLKLKGDTLKSMITLCVKMKDFDGAYNLLSDAKEMGEMPTASMYNVILAGYFREKNNYGVSKVLKDMKSANVKADAETFSYLIFNCDREEDIIKYHDQLRQAGIQITKHVTMALINAFAKLGNFEMAKQVVLDHEIPSMQVIEIKSALISALSSNGQISDALNIYDEIKQAKCSIDPKAIISLIEHIRTEGEVDRLCKLLNKLNDLTTWFDGCGRVILYCVDFNHATIAIDLLKQLKMKDELSAYMVIDQMFSHIWETEPVNLKIGMQLLRAIKEELGLQLSRTSLDFLLSTCVKAKDAKCAWEIWSEYETSGLLYNVLTFLRMYQALLASGEKEAWKAAKEMVKRVPKEDAHVLYILKSCKSTYRREPRKASSTEREN
- the LOC109720849 gene encoding pentatricopeptide repeat-containing protein At4g04790, mitochondrial-like isoform X3, with protein sequence MSGVLAHSFPRRRRGAANAMGRILLKAFASSSSSSAAASATVKRGATTGSAAEKLATVEEPTTSNAATSLLKAFATSSSATASPPLTNPRTSLKCATASEVLSQLNKAAPENPKPSPAPVENSAVEISSFISSILRGTADASSSFSPEQNNRTQMNNILDIPWFSNAPTTCTNQWRKELSRSRKEKFIFKNTESRRFTKLMTMCANKLGTETTLEFFSKLGRETGVKEYDALIKVCIDKARCSSNEEDSLVQIHKAYQLFLSMKDRGIQIEEESYSPFLIYLIDMKMVQEFQMFSKFFKDENPRSNSRIGYYEMLLWLRVGNEAKIQELCRSVVVASDEVNYGLAESYLLAFCESDRKTELLQFLEVLGIKKISSLKYVKSIFKSLGRLKLESFAERSLLELKVIGTEDENISVLIFDYATSIPNLAVEMIISKFSTLHQRLALIASSASYDKLIALCCDMSEVQMALDIVDHVVQAGLNVSIESFHPIIHACEQSCDLQMVHPIYSVMCQHNLKLKGDTLKSMITLCVKMKDFDGAYNLLSDAKEMGEMPTASMYNVILAGYFREKNNYGVSKVLKDMKSANVKADAETFSYLIFNCDREEDIIKYHDQLRQAGIQITKHVTMALINAFAKLGNFEMAKQEHIRTEGEVDRLCKLLNKLNDLTTWFDGCGRVILYCVDFNHATIAIDLLKQLKMKDELSAYMVIDQMFSHIWETEPVNLKIGMQLLRAIKEELGLQLSRTSLDFLLSTCVKAKDAKCAWEIWSEYETSGLLYNVLTFLRMYQALLASGEKEAWKAAKEMVKRVPKEDAHVLYILKSCKSTYRREPRKASSTEREN
- the LOC109720849 gene encoding pentatricopeptide repeat-containing protein At4g04790, mitochondrial-like isoform X1, with amino-acid sequence MSGVLAHSFPRRRRGAANAMGRILLKAFASSSSSSAAASATVKRGATTGSAAEKLATVEEPTTSNAATSLLKAFATSSSATASPPLTNPRTSLKCATASEVLSQLNKAAPENPKPSPAPVENSAVEISSFISSILRGTADASSSFSPEQNNRTQMNNILDIPWFSNAPTTCTNQWRKELSRSRKEKFIFKNTESRRFTKLMTMCANKLGTETTLEFFSKLGRETGVKEYDALIKVCIDKARCSSNEEDSLVQIHKAYQLFLSMKDRGIQIEEESYSPFLIYLIDMKMVQEFQMFSKFFKDENPRSNSRIGYYEMLLWLRVGNEAKIQELCRSVVVASDEVNYGLAESYLLAFCESDRKTELLQFLEVLGIKKISSLKYVKSIFKSLGRLKLESFAERSLLELKVIGTEDENISVLIFDYATSIPNLAVEMIISKFSTLHQRLALIASSASYDKLIALCCDMSEVQMALDIVDHVVQAGLNVSIESFHPIIHACEQSCDLQMVHPIYSVMCQHNLKLKGDTLKSMITLCVKMKDFDGAYNLLSDAKEMGEMPTASMYNVILAGYFREKNNYGVSKVLKDMKSANVKADAETFSYLIFNCDREEDIIKYHDQLRQAGIQITKHVTMALINAFAKLGNFEMAKQVVLDHEIPSMQVIEIKSALISALSSNGQISDALNIYDEIKQAKCSIDPKAIISLIEHIRTEGEVDRLCKLLNKLNDLTTWFDGCGRVILYCVDFNHATIAIDLLKQLKMKDELSAYMVIDQMFSHIWETEPVNLKIGMQLLRAIKEELGLQLSRTSLDFLLSTCVKAKDAKCAWEIWSEYETSGLLYNVLTFLRMYQALLASGEKEAWKAAKEMVKRVPKEDAHVLYILKSCKSTYRREPRKASSTEREN
- the LOC109720850 gene encoding calcium homeostasis endoplasmic reticulum protein is translated as MDRQAHEYAAAMAFAQQQQQQANIQQQQQFGFRPQTQQFPPQVHGPPFVPPLHPSLQQFPPYPHHLPQQQQFYPPHPHPLPHIQQQQPPYGPHPPAHLMPSSSTFMHPFESAPPPPAVPPPSDPELHKRIDKLVEYSAKNGPEFEAMIREKQHDNPEYSFLFGGEGHGYYRYKLWLSTRPPGSPFNPTYAAHSPLMNPSSMNASPLGAPGGPPASMLGGPQMYPHSYPPFYDQHQQTPLFVGQGQIDYDSSNKPFKGLSGPLPSDVAAELNSVLTNLSGTKESIKGAKMWFVQRSPFAPALAEALRDRIFTLDDSERQLHIIFLANDILFESLQCRINPRDLDNEALAFKPVLGSMLARIYNNPHNKEANQPRLEKILQFWASKEVFDPETIASLESEMTGGPPLPSGQREASAASDPSTFAGLQLTSQQQENEKQSASVLASAGIHPLAGQTPFPGSLPIQPSVPTQQALNPHLQPSLVPNAPDQDPPPYPLFPPGLIPGMVRKMQIGSGVPYSPMSPLDIPTIIPPSTVPPSEILECVSKFFKEIGEVNPSEGPMKGARGAESNEDDEYDQEYDRDSLVRKGGACIPPPPNLQVDPETGMYADGSVDRKSSGSGRLGLGATANPNEVSQYDDVYSSYRKQRSTSYHTSMSARAAAR